The Pseudomonas asiatica genome has a segment encoding these proteins:
- a CDS encoding FMN-binding glutamate synthase family protein: MSLSLLSRYAFFAACVLFTLASLPFTHHEWLWPFTLSTAILSLIGLFDLLQQRHAVRRNYPILGNIRYLVEAIRPEIRQYLLEADSDALPFSRAQRSLVYARAKNEASDKPFGTLIDVYESGFEFIGHSMRPAPLADPASFRVIVGGPQCSQPYSASIFNISAMSFGSLSANAIRALNQGAKLGNFHHDTGEGSISPYHREHGGDLVWELGSGYFGCRTPDGRFDPERFATQARSPQVRMIEIKMSQGAKPGHGGILPKHKVTREIAETRGVLMGEDCISPSRHSAFSTPIEMMQFIAQLRELSGGKPVGFKFCLGHPWEFMGIAKAMLETGILPDFIVVDGKEGGTGAAPVEFTDHIGVPLREGLLFVHNTLVGLNLRDKIKLGASGKIVSAFDIASVLAIGADWANSARGFMFAIGCIQSQSCHTNKCPTGVATQDPLRQRALVVPDKAQRVLNFHHNTLRALAEMLAAAGLEHPAQLEAKHLVRRISATEIKLFSQMHVFLKPGELLTGEVNGQFYSRMWQLARADSFEPNSEVAA; the protein is encoded by the coding sequence ATGAGCCTGTCACTTCTCAGCCGCTATGCCTTCTTCGCCGCCTGTGTGCTGTTCACCCTGGCGAGCCTGCCCTTCACCCACCACGAATGGTTGTGGCCGTTCACCCTGAGCACCGCCATCCTCAGCCTGATCGGCCTGTTCGACCTGTTGCAGCAACGCCACGCAGTACGCCGCAACTACCCGATCCTGGGCAACATCCGCTATCTGGTCGAGGCCATTCGCCCGGAAATCCGCCAGTACCTGCTGGAGGCAGACAGCGACGCCCTGCCGTTCTCCCGCGCCCAGCGCTCGCTGGTGTATGCACGGGCGAAGAACGAAGCCTCGGACAAACCCTTCGGCACCCTGATCGACGTATACGAGTCCGGCTTCGAATTCATCGGCCACTCCATGCGCCCGGCGCCATTGGCCGACCCGGCAAGCTTCCGGGTCATCGTCGGCGGGCCGCAGTGCAGCCAGCCATACTCGGCGTCGATCTTCAACATATCGGCGATGAGCTTTGGCTCGCTCAGCGCCAACGCCATCCGCGCCCTCAACCAAGGCGCCAAGCTGGGCAATTTCCACCATGACACCGGCGAAGGCAGCATCAGCCCCTATCACCGCGAGCACGGTGGCGACCTGGTCTGGGAACTGGGCAGCGGCTATTTCGGCTGCCGCACGCCGGACGGGCGCTTCGACCCCGAACGCTTCGCCACCCAGGCGCGCAGCCCGCAGGTGCGGATGATCGAGATCAAGATGAGCCAGGGCGCCAAGCCCGGCCATGGCGGCATCCTGCCCAAGCACAAGGTGACCCGGGAAATTGCCGAAACCCGTGGCGTGCTGATGGGCGAAGACTGCATATCGCCGTCGCGCCACAGCGCCTTCTCCACCCCCATCGAGATGATGCAGTTCATCGCCCAGCTGCGTGAGCTGTCTGGCGGCAAACCGGTAGGTTTCAAGTTCTGCCTGGGCCACCCGTGGGAGTTCATGGGCATCGCCAAGGCCATGCTGGAAACCGGCATCCTGCCCGACTTCATCGTCGTCGACGGCAAGGAAGGCGGCACCGGCGCGGCGCCGGTGGAGTTCACCGACCACATTGGCGTACCGCTGCGCGAAGGGCTGCTGTTCGTGCACAACACCCTGGTCGGCCTGAACCTGCGCGACAAGATCAAGCTGGGCGCCAGCGGCAAGATCGTCAGCGCGTTCGACATTGCCAGCGTGCTGGCCATTGGCGCCGACTGGGCCAACTCGGCGCGCGGCTTCATGTTCGCCATCGGCTGCATCCAGTCGCAGAGCTGCCACACCAACAAGTGCCCGACCGGTGTGGCCACGCAAGACCCTCTGCGCCAACGGGCGCTGGTGGTGCCGGACAAAGCCCAACGGGTGTTGAACTTCCATCACAATACCTTGCGTGCCCTGGCCGAAATGCTTGCGGCAGCGGGCCTGGAGCACCCGGCGCAGCTGGAGGCCAAGCACCTGG